The Dermacentor albipictus isolate Rhodes 1998 colony unplaced genomic scaffold, USDA_Dalb.pri_finalv2 scaffold_11, whole genome shotgun sequence genome segment ATAGGAATAATCTCGGtccgtcttctctctctctctctctctctctctctctctctctatatatatatatatatatatatatatatatatatatatatatatatatatatatatatatatatatcgcctttGATCTGCGGTAGCGGAAGCTATGCTGTCGCAACACCATGGCCAGCAATAAGGTCGGTTAATGGCATGGGCAGTTTATTAACACTTCCTTTAAAATTTGTGATCGCGATTTGAAAACTACAGTACTGGCATTGTGATAATCTGCTCTGAAGGCACGCTTTCTAAAGGTAGTAGGTGCAAGCGCCACAAAACTtacattctggagttttacgtacgGAAATCACGAcatgattatgacgcacgccgtagtgaaggactccagattaatttagaccaccaggTGATCTTTAACGTCCACCCAATGCATTTTAAaccggcgttttcgcatttctccctcatcgaaatgcggccgccatggccgggatttgattagCAGATTGGCATAGCAGCGTAACTCCATAGCCGCAACGCCACCGCGGTGGATGCAAGTGCCACAAAAGTGTGCGATCGGGACCGACCATTGCgccgagagcaaaaaaaaaagaaagaaagaaagaaagaaagaaatagacaaAAGAACCGCTTTGACAAACACTTCTAAATCACCGCGACGCTTATCGCATGTTAGGAAAAACTTTGAATTTTTCGTGAGCAACGAACCCAAGGTCagtaaagagaaagagaaaattataaatgaaaggtagggaggttaaccaggactgagcccggttggctaccctacactcgggaaagggggacggaacgattaaaagaagagaaagtccactggggatatcggtcggtcactcagtctggatcacagacgctgactcaatccggtatctttcaaatatcgcagcagcgcttttgtggccttttgtagctgcgatatgcgaggccatggtcccaagatcttgttcaaggtgaacggctttccatctagctgattgagagctgtgcagaggtcgtgcctttcatcttcaaaagatgggcagtagcacagtaggtgttctatggtttcctcgacaccgcaggcattgcactcggcgctattagtcattccaatcaaaaatgcatatgcatttgtgaatgcgacgcccaaacgtaagcggcacagcactgtttcctcatttcgcggaagacctggtaacagccgcagttgcatagagggatcgagggaatgcaatcgatgttgagtgtattcaggtgtgtgccacttgtCCAATgccaaagagtgcgctagcttgcctaagtgctGGGCTGCGTTGGTCCGCGAtgaaggtatagaaacaagggttgctccttcgtgtgctttcctagcagcttcgtcagcgaggtcgttgccggagataccgcaatgaccaggcagccactgaaacacgacgtcgtgtcctttcgtgatcatgtgatggtgcatttctcgtatctacgacacgagttgttcacatgaggCGCGACGAaaagatgacagaagacattgtaaggccgcctttgaatcgcagaatattgcccaccgattagccggttggttactAATATAAACAACGGcgcctcggagggcaacaagctccgaaccggtcgatgttgtcaagtgagaaatcttgtattggatgcttagtgatcgtgatggtataaccactgcgctggtggagctggtctgagtggaagaaccatccgtatatatgtggactcgatcaaagtagaaagtgtgcaaacaatccagagctgcttgcttcaaggccaaggcaGGCAGGTCGGCCATCTTTCTTGTCCCTGGAACCGTAAGTGGTACTTGAGGTTTtattaaacaccacaaagctgaggttgaacgtgctgagggtgtgaagcccgatggtaaggaggcacgatggaggTCAGTAAAGAAAGTGCACTTTCGTCTTGAGGTGCTTCCGTAAGTTAGACTGAGGCATTTCAACGTTTAATATTCATTAGAGTTTACTGAattcgggggttttacgtgccacaatcacgatctgatcatgaggcgcGTCGTatgtgggactccggaataattttgactataAAGGTTTCTTGGCCTCCTAAATTTAAGAACACAAGCGCTTtcgtatttcgcctccatcgaaatgcggccgcagcggccagGATTGAACCCGCTACTTTGAATTCAGCAGTGCAACTGCCTCGGCAGGCGACATTGCAGTTAAGCGTTCAGCATTTTTAGTCTTTCAATTTCATTATTTAGCTCCACAAAGCATAGTCAGTCTCCAATATTCTTGCTTCCAAGCTAATGTCTATGGCAATTAGTTCGGGGACCGTATTATGTAAGAATTATTATGCAGCGCTATCAACCgcgcttcgtgcgaaagaaccgtgcgcgtgGACCGcggcgaagtgagcggccgcggctctaTAGGCATctgcttcacagtgcgtcagtaCCTTTGGCGgcggcacacggaaaggaagcgccgtcgtccctgataagcgataggccgGAAGCACGGTTGAGAGCTAGCGCTGCAATGCTATAGCGCTCGAGCGCAATCACGTGGCTTTATTTcttatttcgcgggctttctttaaacgccgaaagaAATCGCCACGCAGCATATACAATTGCCGCAAAAAAATTGGATAGGTTGTTTCTGAACCACCTGTACCACGCAACGAAATGCACTTGGCCATAAGCTTAGtattaaaaattttgcataattcatcttagcAAATAAATAATTAAGCCGAATATACACTTGCACTTTACAAAAACGCAAGCGgcgacgcgcgatgccgagacgaacctcgttctcgTCTTCTTCAGTCTCTTTCTgagccacaccatgtggcaatttACTTTAAGGAGTGCCACATGATGGCCAACTATATGCCTTTGGCTCCATTCAGCTGTGGCTAACCACTTTTTTCAAAtgcttggttcaagttacgtgaaacaccctgtatatgctcgAAAGGGATAGCTGGAGATATGCGGCCTCAAGTCTTGAAATCCGTAGCTGTACAGAAGACCAGGCTATATGAAACGACCATCCTCTGCCAGGTTGTCATGGACGAGGTGTACGCCTTCTCGGCAACACTGTCTAGCTGTTCCAAGAGGGAGAACTTCCGGGATTCGCCCGTGGTGAGCGCCGAGATCTGCGTGACCGCAATGCTGCAGTTAGCACCGGCAGCTCTGGGTCACGTGCTCTTGGGAGCCATTGGGAGCATGGACATGGCGAAGCGCTCGGCCGCGCTTACCGAGCACATACGCAACGCCTCGGTGCGCTCTTTCCAGACCCTTGGTTGGATGGACGCAAACACTTCCAGAGCGAACATCGTACCCTCGAGGTCTTTCGTTATAGCGCAATTCAATACAAGACCTCTTTCTCGAGGTCACGTGGGATCCGTAAACACGTCGGTGTGTTAGTGGTCCATGAGTATTTTATCGCAGGAATTGAACTAAGCGAATCAAAAAGAGACTGGGGtatgcgatttcttttttttaagtcatATGTATATCCCCATTTCAATTGATTAGCTTTAAATGGTCGATTAAACACTGTTTATTGAATTGCGCTATTTGTTTTTGATGCGTAGTTAAGCTGTTGTGAAGTAATCATATGTTTATACGAAATTTTGCGAAGTGGACTGTGTCCAAGGCGTCAAAGAATACATTGAACAGAAATCAACGGGGagaagaggcagaaaaaaaattacggagTTTTACGTGTAAAACCACttcctcattatgaggcacgccgtagtggaggactccagaaagtttgaccacctggggttctttaacgtgcacctaaatctaagtacacgggtgttttcgcattttgccccccccatcgaaatgcggccgccgctgcagggatgcgatcccgcgacctcgcgctcagcagcccaacaccatagccactgagcaaccacggcgggtaagaggcAGAAGAGATGGTTCTCTGGAGTGTGAGATTAAATGACGGACGATACCCACCTCTCTACAGACATGATGACTAAGTGAATCACTTTGGGAATGCTACAGTTTGtacctttttctttatttgttgacTTCCTGTTCGGTGACGTGAATAAAAGTTTCGTTATCGTCAGCCGATGAATTTTGCCTTCATGGTGTAGCAGTCCACGAAAAGACATGGACGAGAGGAGACGACACATGCGCAGACTTTCAACTCCAGCCTTGATGACACGCCACAAATATGTACACACACAGCGGCACACACAAAAAACCAAAGACGGGAGAAAAACGTGCCAAACTAAGAACAAAAGATGCCAAACACCATACACATGTCGCTACATATGATTCAAACATGCACTTTCAGTATGCGTCAAAAATATAGACGGTTGACTTGCACACACGGACATGTTCTTCTGGATATGATGAGCCTCAGCTACCTCTCGTGTATGCTGATTTTTGTATCTCATGACGATGCCCGCATTTTCAGAATCCGGTGCGCAACCGCAATTACGAGAATGGCTTGACACGTGGGAATCGGGCGTACCTTTCAAGGAGTTGCAGTGTTCTTTAAGGCGGACATGAACGCGTCGTCCGGTCTTTCCAATGTATACTTTTCTTCATGAAATCGGCACCTTATAAACAACACCATCGCCACAAGGCGCAAAGCGGGGTGTGTGTTTTACTAAACAGTTACTACCCTGATGACCCGCCTTGCATTCAGCCTTTCAATGGGCGCACAACTattgccaagtttttttttttgacgaaaaGACTACTTCAACATCGTACCTACTGACAATCTTTTTCAGGTGGTATGGCACCGCGAGTATATACACTATAACCACATATTTGGCTTTATTAAAGGCTTCGACAGACTCCTCAGGGCGCTTTCTTCCAGCTGCTTTTATCCTATCAAACAGTCACTGAGAAGCACATGTCAAGAAACTAGAACCATAGATAGTTGAGCTAAGCCGCTGCACCTGCTCCTGAAAATTGACTTGCATGCTATCAACACACCATTCTAACAGTGCAGAAGTCAGGCATGAAATTGCCAAACCGTTCTTCACTATACCAAGATGCTCAGGTGTGACGTTCAAAAGGGGTTTAACTGATTGTGGTGCATATGCCTAGCACATGTGCTTCTCCTTATATCGGAACGACAGATCAAGGAACTGTAACTTATCACAATGAGCAACCTCGCAGATGAAGTGCCAGGCATAACCCCTTTCTCTAAAAGCATTGAGAACATTAACCATGTTAGTGGCGTTGTTCATCCCCTCCACAAAAACCAAGTAATCGTCAACATACTGGAGCACACGTACAACCAAATAAACCTGCGAGTTCTGATTCACGGCCCCACTGAACACAGCTTCAGAAAATGTTGTCTGAGCACTGGTGGCACCATTGAACCAATGCAAACTCCGGTATTTAGTATGTACATTGGATCATTAGGTAGTTGGGACCTCTGTGAAATCGCTGTTGCGACTTTTGGTCCCGTCCACTCCTTGTCGACAAAGGAAAAAtaaattgaatgaatgaatttctCAACGCTCGAAATGTGTAAGGGAGATGCGACTGTAACGTCTAGAAAGAATGCAGATATGCCACGATCACTTCTAAACTGGACGTCATCAGCGTCTTCAATTATCGTGTCCTTAACGCAATTCATGAAATGTTCATGAAGTATAGCATAAAAAAGATTCTGAACAAAAACACTAACCACGCTATAAGTCCCCGGTTTTGTATGCTCCGGCATGAATGGTGGAGCCAAGTAAGACATTTCAGGGACTGCCTTCGTGTCCTGTGTTTATCCGGTGGTGGGTTCAGCGGGcagttctttttattttctcAATGGGGCAATACCACTGACGCCCTCACGGAATGCCTTTATGAGAGAGTGCCAATTAGACTATACCGAAACCAAGAAAGACTGCAACAGACGAGGGAAGTGTCCTTGTGCTGGGAAAGAAACAGGTACTAGAATGCCACAAGCGTGTGTTGCAGTTAGGACGAGAAGCATGCGCCGGTGTGTGCGAGTCAACCGTCTATCTTAACGCAGCGTGAATGTGTAAACTTGTACAATGCGTACGTAACGGTATACGTATGGTGTCTGGCTGCTTTCATTGTTAGTTCAACTTAGTTCTTCTCGTTTTGGgtttatatatattgtaagcatttatgccagttcatcttcatctgtacaaagccATCATCAATTATCAACTCGTGTTTATTTTTGCGTCGACcctatttttccttcttggaataaagcgtcgtctcgaccGTGGTATCTCAAGTGGTGGAGCCGCTTTAAGATctcttcgacctcaatccacttcaagatctctcctggagctacgttcgggacgccgcttacgccaagaggccacCATGTCGCAAATCCTGCCTGCGGCGTCCACCAGCTAGGTTCAAGTGCCAGCCTCGAGGTTAAAAAACGtaccattttacgtctctcaagtagccaagacgtGGTTCCTGAATCAcgagagagacttccgtgattggtcgtctttcaagGAGAATCTACGGTGGATTTTGACacacccacggttcgttcggaagttgcgaaaaagaggctgtctgagcgcgtcctgCATTATGGCGagtcgtatacctcgtacattgaggacttCTTCGtgctttgccgccgtgtcgacagtgccatacCAGGAACTGATCGCTTGCGATAGCTTCTCAAGGGTATAGGATCTACTGtcttcaacgcactcgccgctcaaaacccttcaATGGTGTCGGAAGTcttctccgtctgtcagcgcctcgacacCCTGCAATCAATTCGCTTGCAACCAGACTTTTCCGACAACCATCTggcaaacagtattgagctccggtccatcactcgagccataattcgtgagaACTGCTAGCGCATGGCTcacccccttgcagcagcgctcacgtccaacttgcttctactgacctgcgcggcATTATTAAGGAAGAATTGACCTCCCCGAAGAACGCCCACCAtgccaacgcttctccttgcccacaaccggcttcttacgcccaggttgctgcaatgccagccgcacCGCCTCCTATCACACCGCttgcgcctgttcacgatcacctggccCCTTTAGTCgcccgagctccgaacccgccttactactttgcctggcgttcgtcgaggcctatctgctatTACTGCCGCTTTCGAGGACATTTCTCCCGGTTTTGCCGatgccgccagcaagacgaacgtcgtggttacgctgcctttgaacgcgatgagccacctaCTCGCGTctaccgcacttatgacgataatccccGCTCACCaatctccatctccggccgacttctctaACACCGCCCacaacacacgtgcctcgagacgccgctccccatcgccgctccgaagttctgtttcgccacttcggccTGTCTCCCAACTCtatgtccagcgaccggaaaactaaccagtgcagtttttggagggaaaactgcatcgccgcgaagtgctccaagtcctcctgaacgtccgtCGAACATggtattggtgtctgtggagggtgtgcgtttgttagctctgattgacacggccGGGAGCTACTATATCAGTTATGCCTGCGGACCTTTGCTCTCGTCTGCGAGAGTGAAGGCACCTTATTTTGGATCATCCTCGATTagggctaatggagcaatcattcggccatcagcccaatgtacagcacgcatcttcattgatggtatacgtcatcacattaagttcgcgattttgttcccgtgcgctcatgaactctGTTGTAAAATATGGTATCAAAACCGCCGCGTCATGTGCGCGCTGTCAATGCGCAGGCGCCAAgttctttttcttgttcactcctccttttccctttcccctttcgctttgtatatatacgtgcattaaacacctgtgcgttgttctcggctaaccactgggtcgtcaacgtctcccttcttacatgacggcagctacgctgccgctgctatgttacagtggcgacgagccagGAAGACACCCACGCAGTCAAGGTAGAACCCGACGCTAAGTACCCGCAGACAGACGTACCGCTGACCACGATGGCCTCCCACATGCTTCCGAACTTCGACGACGTCGCAGATAAGTGGAAGCCTTACCTCATCAAAGTGGAAGCGTATTTTGAAGCTAATGCCATTTCGGATTCTACTAAGAAGAGGGCACTTCTAGTGGCTGCACTTAGCACGTCGACGATCCAAATCCTAATGGGAAGGATAGCACCTGCAAAGCCCAATGCCCTAAGCTATGACGAAGTAGTCAGGGTGTTAAATGACCACTATGACCCAAAACGCAACGAAATCGCTGAAAGTTTCCAGTTTTTCAACCGCTGTCAGCAGGAGAATGAATCCATTCATGATTTTTTCGTTGCAATTCGGCGCATAGCAGACAATTGTAATTTTGGCGACTCGCTGAGCAGGCTACTTCGTGACAGAATTGTCTGTGGCGTGCGTTCAAAGGCCGTGCAAAAGCAACTTCTGTCAAAGAAGGAATTAACGCTGGAGGAAGCGGAGTCGATAGCAATAGCCGCTGAAACTGCCGAAAAAGACGCCAGAACAATGTCCGTAGACGTACCGCCTGTGCTTAAAGTGGAAGCGCATCGCAAGCTACCATCGAGATCAAGCACGGAAAGCGCAGGGCGACTGGAGTGCGGAAGGTGTGGCAGTTTTAGACACGACAGCAACAGCTGTCGATGGGCTAAAGCCCTATGTTACTCTTGTGGTCAGAGGGGTCACTTGGCAAAAATGTGTCGCAGCCGCAATGGTAACCGTGTTCCCAGCAATCGGAGCGTCCATCACGCGAAAGCCTTGGCGGTGGAAGACGCCGTTTCAGAAGAGGACAACAGCGATAGTGCGCACATCTGGACGTTGGCGTCAGCACGAAAGAATGCTCTTCAGCCACCAATTAGGCGTACGTTTAGTTGGGGAGGCGTGGATTTATCCATGGAAGTAGATACTGGTTCCCCAGTGTGCGTAATATCGCGACAGCTTTTTGATAAACATCACAAATGCTGGCCAAGCTTGAAACCTTCACACGTGAAGCTATCCTGCTACAATGGAAGATTACCGGTGGTGGGCGAGCTTCAACTTTGTGTGAAATACCGCGATATTTCCGTTAACTGTGCCCTTGTAGTGCTAGACTGCCCCGGACCAAGCTTGTGCGGCCGAGATCTGCTAATGCTCCTGGAACAAGCGGGCGTTCCGGTACTACAAGTGACGGGTGAAGGCGAGGCCACGGCGGATCAAGTGGACTGTCACAGAATCCATGCCATCTGCGACACATACCAGGACGTTTTCTCAGAAACCTTGGGGTTGATCAAGGGACCACCAGCCAGCCTCCTGCTGAAGGGCGACGCTGTTGCCAAATTCTGTAAGGCGAGACCTATTCCATATGCTCTACGTGACAAGGTATCGCAAGAACTTGACCGGTTAGTGTCGCTGGGTGTAATATCGCCAGTCAAGCATTCGAATTGGGCGACGCCCATTGTACCCGTTCTGAAGAAAGATGGGTCGGTCAGAATTTGCGGTGATTTTAAAGCTACTCTAAATCCTGCTTGCGCCACGGAGCAGTACCCACTTCCGGTAATTCAAGATATCTTTGCGTCATTAGGAGGAGGCCAGTTGTTCAGTACGCTCGACTTGCGGGATGCTTATAACCAGGTGCTTTTGGACGAGGACTCTCGGAAGCTTTGCGTTATCAACACTCACAAAGGCCTGTTTTGTTACAATAGGCTTCCGTTCGGCATTTCCTCGGCTCCCGCAATTTTCCAAAGAAAACTTGATACCATACTATCTGGGTTACCTGGCGTTCAggcttacttggatgacgttctAGTCGCGGAAAGGGTTGAAGACTGCGGAGCTCGATTGCAAATGGTGTTAGAACGGTTCAGAGAACACGGTGTGAAGCTCAGATACGATAAGTGTAAATTTAGCCAGCCATCTGTCGCTTATCTTGGGCATCGTATTGATCGTACCGGCCTTCACCCAACTGAGCAAAATGTAGATGCTATCATGAATGCCCCTAGTCCCCAAAACCTAGGTGAGCTGCGTTCATTCCTTGGTATGATCTCGTTCTATTCAAAGTTTTTGCCGAATATGTCCGATACACTGTTCCCATTGTACCAGTTGCTAGAAAAAAACGCACGCTGGCAGTGGAAGTTATCACAGGAATCTGCATTTCGGAAGGCAAAGCAGCATCTTAAGGACGCCGAGGTACTTGTGCATTTTGATCCATCGAGGAAACTGAAGTTGGAATGTGACGCATCCGCTCGTGGTATAGGCGCTGTTCTTTTTCACACAATTGGAAGCACCAACAGACCAGTCGGGTTCCGTTCCCGAACCCTGACAAAAgccgaaagaaattattctcaaTTAGAACGTGAAGCACTGGCACTTGTTTTTGGGGTGACTAAGTTCCGGGATTACCTTTTAGGTCGAGAGTTCGTCCTCGTTAGCGACCACCAGCCACTTCTAGGACTGCTGAGGCCCGACCGCCAGACGCCTGCCATGGCTGCAGCTCGCATCCAACGCTGGGCCCTCTACCTGGGAGGCTACCGTTACAAGCTCGAATATGCTCCGGGAAGGCTGCTACTGAATGCGGATGCACTGAGCAGACTGCCTCTGCAGGGCTCCGATCTCGTCACGGAACCTGACCCTGAAGAGTACGTATTTTGTTTGAAAAGTCTGGATGAAGGGATAGTCACAACACGTGAGCTGAAGGAGCTGACCGCCAATGACTCAACCTTAGCTCGCGTAAAGCAAAACGTGTTACACGGGTGGCCGAAAGGCGCAGAACGACTTGACCCTTCCTTGGCTCCCTTTGCTGATCGCAAGTTAGAGCTATCTCTGGCACACGATCTCGTCTATTGGGGACACCGTGTCGTCATACCTGTCGCAGCGCGTAAGCGCTTGCTacaattattgcatgaaacgCATCAGGGGTCCTCGGCAATGAAAACAGTTGCGCGGTCCTTGTTTTGGTGGCCAGGAATTGACCGCGAAGTAGAGCGCACGGCAGCTCAATGCGAGAACTGCATTGCCAATTTGCCTATGCCACCAGCGGCCCCGCCGTTAAGTTGGCCTCAAACGCAGGAGAGATGGTCGCGGGTTCACGTCGACTTTGCAGGACCAATAGAAGGTAAAATGGTTCTCGTGGTAGTAGATTCCCACACTAAGTGGATAGAAGCAGTGCCGCTGAACCAGGCTACTTCGACAACCACCATTGACTGCCTACGGGATATATTTAGC includes the following:
- the LOC139051246 gene encoding uncharacterized protein, giving the protein MASHMLPNFDDVADKWKPYLIKVEAYFEANAISDSTKKRALLVAALSTSTIQILMGRIAPAKPNALSYDEVVRVLNDHYDPKRNEIAESFQFFNRCQQENESIHDFFVAIRRIADNCNFGDSLSRLLRDRIVCGVRSKAVQKQLLSKKELTLEEAESIAIAAETAEKDARTMSVDVPPVLKVEAHRKLPSRSSTESAGRLECGRCGSFRHDSNSCRWAKALCYSCGQRGHLAKMCRSRNGNRVPSNRSVHHAKALAVEDAVSEEDNSDSAHIWTLASARKNALQPPIRRTFSWGGVDLSMEVDTGSPVCVISRQLFDKHHKCWPSLKPSHVKLSCYNGRLPVVGELQLCVKYRDISVNCALVVLDCPGPSLCGRDLLMLLEQAGVPVLQVTGEGEATADQVDCHRIHAICDTYQDVFSETLGLIKGPPASLLLKGDAVAKFCKARPIPYALRDKVSQELDRLVSLGVISPVKHSNWATPIVPVLKKDGSVRICGDFKATLNPACATEQYPLPVIQDIFASLGGGQLFSTLDLRDAYNQVLLDEDSRKLCVINTHKGLFCYNRLPFGISSAPAIFQRKLDTILSGLPGVQAYLDDVLVAERVEDCGARLQMVLERFREHGVKLRYDKCKFSQPSVAYLGHRIDRTGLHPTEQNVDAIMNAPSPQNLGELRSFLGMISFYSKFLPNMSDTLFPLYQLLEKNARWQWKLSQESAFRKAKQHLKDAEVLVHFDPSRKLKLECDASARGIGAVLFHTIGSTNRPVGFRSRTLTKAERNYSQLEREALALVFGVTKFRDYLLGREFVLVSDHQPLLGLLRPDRQTPAMAAARIQRWALYLGGYRYKLEYAPGRLLLNADALSRLPLQGSDLVTEPDPEERTPQKTGKSPSEMLLGYQIRSRLDTCFPAATVSNSKKENDEWLPPTDCSVHVRNYGSNGKWIPGRVTATSGGRMITVETPQAIVRRHIDQVRTRTESSPDEPPGTDPGLISRDRTQSAPPLCQEPSASPEDAGESSPQEAFRDLDHQIPVPPPVASGADQVPMQPVRRSTRSRKPVQRF